From Gossypium raimondii isolate GPD5lz chromosome 11, ASM2569854v1, whole genome shotgun sequence:
tttataattagttgttataataaaagtaatattttaaattagaatgAAGAATATTTCAAGATGAATATAAAAgggtaattaaatattttatcatactttatcagtgttaaattaattgaaatatttttttagcagttttaattaaatctacTATAGATTTTCTATAAAACTAGTTTCGAGTACTTTCCTTTCCCCATTCTCGATTGGCTACTGGTTTCGTCATGAATACAGCAGAAATGTTTTCGCTAACCCAAAAAATGGAAAAGTCATGGGATAATGAATTCCAAGAACTGGTGAAAGCCCTCCCTAAAGAAGATGGTTGGATTGGATCCCATCTTTATTTCTATCAAGGTTTTTGGTGCCCAGCTCTTGTTTTAAAATCTTTCATttctttccaaaaaaatttccaAGCATTTGCTTCCGATGTTATCCTTGCCACTTTCCCCAAATGTGGCACTACTTGGCTTAAGGCGTTGGCTTACATCACTTTATACCGCTCTCACTTTGCAAGGGATGAGAACCCCTTGCTTTCCTCTAGTCCTCACCAACTGGTTCGTTTCTTAGAGTATGATCTCTACTTGAACAACCCTTTTCCTGATCTCCAAAACGCTTGTGCTTATGAGCCTAGGCTTTTTGCCACCCACGTTCCTTATGCTTCTTTGCCTACTTCCATTACAGATTCCAACTCTAAGATTGTTTACATATGTAGGAACCCCTTGGATATGTTCATTTCGCTTTGGCTTTTCAGTACCAAGCTTCGAGACAACAACCTAAGGCCACTATCACCAGATGAAGCTTTTGACAAGTTCTACCATGGAATTTATGCATTTGGACCCTTTTTTGAGCATGTATTGGGATATTGGAAGGCAAGCCGAGAGAATCCCaacaaaatattgtttttaaaatatgaagatCTTATGGAAGATACCAATTCTCATCTAAAAAATTTAGCTATGTTTTTAGGAGTTCCTTTCACAGAGGATGAAGAGAAACAAGGAGTTGTTccagaaatagtaaaaatgtgtAGCTTTGAGAACTTAAAAGAATTGGAAGTGAACAAGAAGGGCTTACACGCTTCTGGAATTCCAAACGcagatttttttagaaaaggaGAAGTGGGAGATTGGAGCAATCATCTCACACCTTCCATGGTTGAACGTTTGGAAAAACTTATTCAAGAGAAATTGAATAACTCAGGTTTAACATTTAAACTCTCCTGCAAAACTTCAAGGATATTCCACCCAACagaataaaatctattttaccCCATTATCATCTAAATAATGTTGAAGTTATTTTCTACATcgtttcaattttgaatttttaaaggCTTAAATCATAAATTGTGATTTAAACTATATGGATTCTTATATTTATACTAAACCTTTTCTCCATTAAgtgtgaattatattttaattactgcAATAgttatgtttattaaaaaagtcATCACCTAACATAAAAGCCACAAAATCACAATTATAACCTCTTGAACTTGACCTAAATGCTACTATCAGATTCTGAAAGTTACATAAAAGATACAATTTCTTGCGAAAACTATTATTAccaattttatatgtttttcaaGTATAGGCAACGGAAAAATGATACTAAATTGGGTTTtgatttaaaatcatatttcatgccttttaattaagtttcaaaGTTTATTAccataataaaacttaaataccATGCATGCCataattaacccaaaatttaaaggataaaatattaatttttatgtcaatttaatcatataaaggACAAAATAGAGTATTTTTGTCGATACAACAATCTCTCtgctcatatttttatatatattaagaatatGACCACGCAATGCATGGTtagacttttatttattttaatataattatattttaattatttattattgttcattttaattttataaattacctaataaatttcatattaagtaataattattttcttcaaaaaaatatgaatttattttataaattatacttttatataattgatataaaatttgttgtattataaacatatattttaaatttccaaaatatcatACTGTAATTTTTCAggttatttctaattttatctttttactcTCTCTATTAAACCTCACAAttgaaaacaatatttaaaatgctatgaatttaattaaatataaaataaataaagggcaATGTGGAAAGATCTTGAATTTACTTTtggaataaaaattttcattgttaGTGTATCAAATAACTATTCATAAAGAAATTACGAAAAATAATGAGAAATCTACTTAAACTTGACCCGTTAGGTTAGGTTCAAACCTTTACATATGGTATTTTCACCATTCATATTTGctcaaattaaacatgaatatCAATCCATATTTATAaaccttatttaaattaatttta
This genomic window contains:
- the LOC105801583 gene encoding cytosolic sulfotransferase 15 produces the protein MNTAEMFSLTQKMEKSWDNEFQELVKALPKEDGWIGSHLYFYQGFWCPALVLKSFISFQKNFQAFASDVILATFPKCGTTWLKALAYITLYRSHFARDENPLLSSSPHQLVRFLEYDLYLNNPFPDLQNACAYEPRLFATHVPYASLPTSITDSNSKIVYICRNPLDMFISLWLFSTKLRDNNLRPLSPDEAFDKFYHGIYAFGPFFEHVLGYWKASRENPNKILFLKYEDLMEDTNSHLKNLAMFLGVPFTEDEEKQGVVPEIVKMCSFENLKELEVNKKGLHASGIPNADFFRKGEVGDWSNHLTPSMVERLEKLIQEKLNNSGLTFKLSCKTSRIFHPTE